The Claveliimonas bilis genome window below encodes:
- a CDS encoding Asp23/Gls24 family envelope stress response protein → MKGSMSTDMGIITVSTDVIAKYAGTVAVECFGIVGMAAVNVKDGLVRLLKKDSLTHGIQVSISDENEITIDFHVIVAYGVSISAVTDNLISNVKYKVEEFSGMKVDKINIYIEGVRVID, encoded by the coding sequence ATGAAGGGAAGCATGAGCACAGATATGGGTATCATCACAGTAAGTACTGATGTGATCGCAAAGTATGCCGGCACCGTGGCAGTGGAATGCTTCGGAATTGTCGGAATGGCGGCAGTTAATGTAAAGGACGGTCTGGTAAGACTGCTGAAGAAAGACAGCCTGACTCATGGAATCCAGGTGTCCATATCAGACGAAAATGAGATCACTATTGATTTTCACGTGATTGTAGCATATGGAGTCAGCATTTCTGCAGTGACGGATAATCTGATCAGCAATGTCAAATATAAGGTAGAAGAATTTTCCGGTATGAAAGTTGATAAAATCAATATCTATATCGAGGGCGTCAGAGTCATCGATTAG
- the rpmB gene encoding 50S ribosomal protein L28, whose product MAKCAICEKGAHFGNSVSHSHRKTPKMWKSNVKSVRVKTEGGSKRMYVCTSCLKSGKVERA is encoded by the coding sequence ATGGCTAAATGTGCTATTTGCGAAAAGGGTGCTCACTTTGGTAACAGTGTCAGCCACTCTCATAGAAAGACACCAAAAATGTGGAAATCAAATGTAAAATCTGTTCGTGTAAAAACAGAGGGCGGATCTAAGAGAATGTATGTATGTACTTCTTGTTTGAAGTCCGGAAAAGTAGAGCGCGCTTAA
- a CDS encoding GerW family sporulation protein has product MADNNFKGTVEALFHGMDAVISSRTVVGDAIHIGDTIILPLVDVSFAIGAGAFNGEKKEKGAGGLGGKMTPSAVLVIQNGTTRLVNIRNQDTMTKILDMVPDVLDRFTSKNGSRMTEEEVNDILDEADE; this is encoded by the coding sequence ATGGCAGATAATAATTTTAAAGGAACAGTAGAGGCTCTTTTTCACGGCATGGATGCCGTTATCTCATCACGGACAGTAGTGGGAGACGCCATCCATATCGGGGATACTATCATTCTTCCCCTTGTAGATGTTTCCTTTGCAATTGGAGCCGGAGCCTTTAATGGAGAAAAGAAGGAAAAAGGCGCAGGAGGTCTCGGCGGAAAGATGACTCCCAGTGCGGTTCTTGTTATCCAAAATGGCACAACAAGACTTGTAAATATCAGAAATCAGGATACAATGACAAAGATCCTTGATATGGTCCCGGATGTTCTGGACCGGTTCACTTCCAAAAATGGCAGCCGCATGACGGAAGAGGAGGTAAATGATATTCTTGACGAGGCAGATGAATAA
- a CDS encoding DUF2953 domain-containing protein has product MLHLLLLILKIAGIILAIILGILIVLLCIVLFVPVCYQVSGKTDGTEKGTKVRCKVTWLFSLLELKILYGNKSSVFSARIGWKRIKGGERSDEEKGKTDEVCRKVHEEAHEEEEMDTHLETEKETDAPDTQPEPEDFEELEADEKNPYAYPEDSPPHEEKRSDNIEKNNRIAKKIQKAGEKISSFFQKIKCTIKAICDKINLFSEKKEKLIDFLEDELHRKAFGTGKKALIRLLRGLCPGKGRIFLRYGLGDPALTGTSLAGLAVVYPFLPGEIQIVPEFEEKMFEGKADIHGRLYLIHLLTFALRLLVSKAVRQTYKDVRKFISEF; this is encoded by the coding sequence ATGCTTCATCTTTTATTGTTGATTTTAAAAATTGCAGGTATCATACTGGCGATCATACTGGGTATACTGATAGTATTGCTCTGCATTGTACTTTTTGTGCCGGTTTGTTATCAGGTGTCGGGGAAAACGGACGGAACAGAAAAGGGGACAAAGGTAAGATGTAAGGTGACATGGCTTTTTTCCCTGTTGGAATTGAAAATCCTATATGGGAACAAGTCGAGTGTATTTTCCGCAAGAATAGGCTGGAAGCGGATCAAAGGAGGAGAGAGATCAGATGAAGAAAAAGGGAAGACTGATGAAGTCTGCAGGAAAGTCCATGAGGAAGCTCATGAAGAAGAGGAAATGGATACGCATCTGGAAACGGAGAAAGAAACTGATGCGCCGGATACGCAGCCTGAACCGGAAGATTTTGAAGAACTGGAAGCAGATGAAAAAAATCCGTACGCGTATCCCGAAGACAGTCCGCCGCATGAAGAAAAACGGTCCGACAATATTGAGAAGAACAACAGAATTGCAAAAAAGATTCAGAAAGCAGGCGAGAAGATATCTTCGTTCTTTCAAAAGATAAAATGTACAATAAAAGCAATCTGTGATAAAATAAACCTATTCAGTGAAAAAAAAGAAAAACTGATAGATTTTCTGGAAGATGAGCTGCATAGAAAGGCCTTTGGCACTGGAAAGAAAGCTCTCATCCGCCTTTTAAGAGGCCTTTGTCCGGGAAAAGGAAGGATATTTTTAAGATACGGTCTGGGAGATCCGGCGCTGACAGGAACCAGTCTTGCGGGACTGGCGGTTGTTTATCCCTTTCTTCCGGGAGAGATTCAGATTGTTCCGGAATTTGAAGAAAAGATGTTTGAGGGAAAAGCGGATATACATGGAAGGCTTTATTTGATACATTTGCTGACTTTTGCACTTCGTCTTCTTGTCAGCAAAGCAGTGAGACAGACCTATAAGGATGTTCGGAAGTTTATCAGTGAATTTTAA
- a CDS encoding peptidoglycan D,D-transpeptidase FtsI family protein, which produces MGYIGYFNVVESEDIINSPYNPRLDSMADRVVRGKILDKDGNVLAQTETAEDGSEYRSYPYGNLYAHVVGYSSQGKSGLESTRNFELLTSNAFFLEKLSNEFQDQKNTGDNIVTTLDTSLQQAASDAMGDSRGAVVIMEPSTGKIRTMLSKPDFDPNTVSENWEWLNTDESSSLLNRATQGQYAPGSSFKIVTALEYMREHSDYSSYTYNCSGSITYDGVTIPCAGGQVHGQEDLASSFAYSCNASFCNIGLQLDLSKYSDTAKELLFNSALPGKDISYNKSSFALDNNATSSDRMMTAMGQGETLVSPYHMALITSAVANGGRLMEPYLVEEVTNYSGTIVEETDPESYGQLMTSEEAAQLKAYMQNVTDYGTGSVFAGSGYSVAGKTGTAEYSDGDSSKNHSWFVGFTNVDNPELVISVIIEEADGNVRAVDVAKQILDSYYYN; this is translated from the coding sequence ATGGGGTATATTGGCTATTTCAATGTAGTGGAGAGTGAGGATATTATCAACAGTCCCTATAATCCCCGTCTGGATTCTATGGCTGACCGGGTTGTGCGGGGAAAAATACTGGATAAAGACGGAAATGTTCTTGCCCAGACAGAAACAGCGGAAGACGGCAGCGAATACCGCTCTTATCCTTACGGAAATCTGTATGCACATGTAGTAGGATATTCCTCCCAGGGAAAGTCCGGATTGGAATCTACAAGAAATTTTGAACTTCTTACTTCCAATGCTTTTTTCCTGGAAAAATTAAGCAATGAGTTTCAGGATCAGAAAAATACAGGAGACAACATAGTGACAACATTGGATACCTCGCTTCAGCAGGCGGCATCCGACGCCATGGGGGACAGCAGGGGGGCAGTTGTGATTATGGAGCCTTCCACAGGGAAGATCCGTACGATGCTGTCTAAACCGGATTTCGACCCCAACACTGTAAGCGAAAACTGGGAATGGCTGAACACAGATGAAAGCAGCAGTCTTTTGAACCGTGCAACTCAGGGACAGTATGCACCGGGATCCTCTTTTAAGATTGTTACTGCCTTGGAATATATGCGGGAACATAGCGATTATTCCTCTTATACTTACAATTGCAGCGGCTCTATCACCTATGACGGTGTGACGATCCCCTGTGCCGGAGGGCAGGTCCACGGGCAGGAAGATCTGGCAAGCTCCTTTGCCTACTCCTGTAACGCGTCTTTCTGCAATATCGGACTTCAGCTTGATCTGTCAAAATATAGTGATACCGCTAAAGAGCTGCTCTTCAATAGCGCTCTTCCCGGAAAAGATATCAGTTATAACAAAAGCAGTTTTGCACTGGATAATAATGCTACTTCCTCTGACCGGATGATGACGGCCATGGGACAGGGAGAAACCCTTGTAAGTCCTTATCATATGGCGCTTATCACTTCAGCGGTCGCAAATGGAGGCAGGCTGATGGAACCCTATCTTGTAGAAGAAGTGACAAACTATTCCGGCACAATTGTAGAAGAGACTGATCCGGAAAGCTATGGGCAACTGATGACCTCAGAGGAAGCGGCACAGCTTAAGGCTTATATGCAGAATGTAACAGACTATGGAACAGGCTCTGTTTTTGCCGGATCGGGATACAGTGTCGCTGGAAAAACGGGAACAGCTGAGTACAGCGACGGCGATTCATCCAAAAACCATTCCTGGTTTGTGGGATTTACTAATGTTGATAACCCGGAACTTGTGATCAGTGTGATCATTGAGGAGGCCGACGGAAATGTAAGAGCGGTTGATGTTGCAAAACAGATACTGGACAGTTATTATTATAACTAG
- a CDS encoding FtsW/RodA/SpoVE family cell cycle protein produces MVNIIVEISKYLIILLIIMYTYLCFTIFGYHDMEKKQGMLRRQNVLMFLFQLIAFIILYLETEDIKIAAFYLAQVVLLGAAILLYTHIYPKVSRLVVNNMCMLLCIGLVMLTRLDYETAMKQFVFATAGIVLSLIVPVIIRKVKSLAKLRRIYAIAGMVSLAVVAVLGQVSYGAKLGFSIGGISIQPSELVKIIFVFYVAASLKESIAFKNVVITTMIAALHVLILVVSTDLGAALIIFVVYLVMLYVATRQPLYMLAGLGAGAGASVIGYYLFGHVRTRVNVWRDPFATYDNGGYQVAQSLFAIGTGSWFGMGLCQGSPESIPVRDSDFIFSAIAEELGLIFALCLILIFVSCYIMFLNIAMQLHNQFYKLVALGLGTCYIFQVFLNIGGVIKFIPSTGVTLPLVSYGGSSLLSTLIMFAIIQGLYIVREDEEESIERKKKEQQLRAKKRRIATAKEAGKIADEPQRKKRTVKTGKEREKEKARSKQRIR; encoded by the coding sequence TTGGTAAATATTATTGTAGAAATTTCAAAATATTTGATTATCCTTCTGATCATCATGTACACGTATCTTTGCTTTACGATATTCGGGTATCATGATATGGAAAAAAAGCAGGGAATGCTGCGAAGACAGAATGTGCTTATGTTTCTGTTCCAACTGATCGCGTTTATCATTCTCTATCTGGAGACAGAAGATATCAAAATAGCAGCATTCTATCTTGCACAGGTTGTCCTTCTTGGAGCTGCGATCCTTCTGTATACTCATATTTATCCGAAGGTATCCAGACTGGTAGTCAATAATATGTGCATGCTTCTTTGCATCGGACTTGTTATGCTGACGCGGCTGGATTATGAGACGGCAATGAAACAGTTTGTTTTTGCAACAGCAGGTATTGTGTTAAGTCTGATTGTTCCTGTCATTATCCGAAAAGTAAAAAGCCTGGCGAAGCTAAGGAGAATTTATGCCATTGCAGGAATGGTATCACTTGCAGTTGTAGCAGTTCTGGGACAGGTATCTTACGGAGCGAAGCTTGGATTTTCTATAGGCGGTATCAGCATCCAGCCTTCCGAGCTTGTGAAGATCATTTTTGTCTTTTATGTTGCGGCAAGTCTGAAGGAATCTATTGCTTTTAAAAACGTGGTGATCACAACGATGATCGCCGCCCTGCATGTGCTGATCCTTGTGGTTTCCACAGACCTTGGAGCTGCCTTGATCATTTTTGTTGTGTACCTTGTAATGCTCTATGTTGCCACCCGCCAGCCTCTTTATATGCTGGCCGGACTGGGAGCAGGGGCAGGGGCGTCTGTGATCGGATATTATTTGTTTGGTCATGTCCGGACGAGAGTAAATGTCTGGCGGGATCCATTTGCAACTTACGACAACGGGGGCTATCAGGTGGCGCAGTCGCTGTTTGCCATAGGGACAGGAAGCTGGTTTGGAATGGGCCTTTGCCAGGGATCGCCGGAAAGTATCCCTGTCAGAGATTCAGATTTTATTTTTTCGGCGATTGCCGAAGAGCTGGGACTTATATTTGCCCTGTGTCTGATCCTTATATTTGTCAGCTGCTATATAATGTTTCTTAACATTGCCATGCAGCTCCACAATCAATTTTATAAACTGGTGGCGCTGGGGCTTGGAACCTGTTATATTTTCCAGGTGTTTCTGAATATAGGCGGTGTTATAAAATTTATTCCGTCTACAGGAGTAACCCTTCCTTTGGTGAGCTATGGCGGAAGCTCTTTGCTCAGCACATTAATTATGTTTGCAATCATCCAGGGACTTTATATTGTAAGAGAGGACGAGGAAGAAAGCATTGAAAGAAAGAAAAAAGAACAACAGTTACGAGCTAAGAAAAGAAGAATTGCGACAGCAAAAGAAGCAGGAAAGATCGCAGATGAGCCGCAAAGAAAGAAAAGAACAGTCAAAACTGGAAAAGAAAGAGAAAAAGAAAAAGCGAGAAGTAAACAAAGAATTCGCTAG
- a CDS encoding U32 family peptidase has product MAGTTAKTGNGGIEILSPAGSYDILKTAINAGADAVYAGGSCFGARAFAQNFTEKELLEAIDYVHLHGKKLYLTVNTLVKEREMENVFRYLLPFYKQGLDAVIVQDLGVMDMIRQRFPDLPIHASTQMTVTHSLMAGYLEELGVVRIVPARELSLTEIRKIADRTNLEIECFVHGALCYCYSGQCLLSSMIGGRSGNRGQCAQPCRLPWAIKGSSDNSQKEGRKTNEKSGDYLSLKDLCTIDLIPELIEAGITSFKIEGRMKQASYVKTVVEMYRKYVDLYLEQKASGTEKQFLVSKNDLDILQSAYQRRGYTDGYYRRHNGKEMLSLARPDARETLKKADACNERELQEKINGKLILSEGKSAKLYLSVEGEYGRIETVSEGALVQKALKQPISEERLERQLRKTGGTPFAFEELSIEMDGDVFLPIQGVNELRRAALERLENEIVGTYRRDQKITEREEREGASAASGEEESSSKQSDDNSKERVPIYVSVETEEQLKCAARISFVERIYVEDTLYLGVSNEKKEELKTEICQAQTAGKEVFFAMARIFRSEAEHIYRQSLKMLCSIADGMLIRNMESLRILRGEGYEGIIIADSSAYQWNRRSQYFWKTSGADGFVAPLELNVSELEELDRSRMELPVYGYAPVMVSAGCVRRHTSKCTKKSGWLSMSDRYQKEFAVKNECLYCYNVIYNTAPTLLADQGEEIKKLRPSALIFAFSRESSRQMSRILEWFSEVTEGQKDPGTWEGYFTRGHFKRGVK; this is encoded by the coding sequence ATGGCGGGAACAACTGCAAAAACAGGAAACGGCGGAATAGAAATCTTATCTCCGGCAGGGTCCTATGATATTTTGAAAACAGCCATCAATGCCGGAGCAGATGCAGTGTATGCAGGAGGCAGCTGTTTCGGGGCCAGGGCATTTGCGCAGAATTTTACGGAAAAAGAATTGCTTGAGGCTATCGATTATGTGCATCTCCATGGAAAGAAACTGTATTTAACAGTCAATACTCTGGTAAAAGAACGGGAGATGGAAAATGTGTTCCGTTATCTTCTCCCTTTTTATAAGCAGGGATTGGATGCAGTTATCGTGCAGGATCTTGGAGTTATGGATATGATCCGTCAGCGTTTCCCGGATCTTCCCATTCATGCAAGTACCCAGATGACGGTCACCCATTCTCTTATGGCCGGGTATTTAGAAGAACTGGGCGTGGTTCGTATCGTGCCGGCCAGGGAGCTTTCTTTGACGGAGATCCGAAAAATCGCAGACCGTACAAATTTGGAGATCGAGTGTTTTGTGCATGGAGCTCTCTGCTATTGTTATTCTGGTCAATGTTTGTTAAGCAGCATGATCGGAGGGCGAAGCGGAAACCGCGGGCAGTGTGCTCAGCCCTGCAGACTTCCCTGGGCGATAAAAGGGAGCAGCGACAATAGTCAAAAAGAAGGTAGAAAAACAAATGAGAAATCAGGAGATTATTTAAGCCTTAAAGATCTGTGCACCATTGATCTGATACCGGAACTTATAGAGGCGGGCATCACTTCCTTCAAGATCGAAGGGAGAATGAAACAGGCTTCTTACGTGAAAACAGTGGTGGAAATGTATCGAAAATATGTGGATTTGTATCTGGAACAGAAGGCTTCCGGAACTGAAAAGCAGTTTTTGGTGAGCAAGAATGACCTGGATATTTTACAGAGTGCTTACCAGAGAAGAGGCTATACGGATGGGTACTACCGCCGTCACAATGGAAAAGAGATGCTCTCTCTTGCCAGACCGGATGCCAGGGAGACCTTAAAGAAAGCAGATGCCTGTAACGAAAGAGAATTACAGGAAAAAATTAATGGGAAATTAATACTTTCCGAAGGGAAAAGTGCTAAACTATATTTGTCTGTCGAGGGAGAATACGGACGGATCGAGACAGTGAGCGAGGGTGCATTGGTGCAAAAAGCTTTGAAACAGCCGATATCGGAAGAAAGGCTGGAGCGCCAGCTTAGAAAAACCGGTGGGACGCCTTTTGCATTCGAGGAACTTTCCATTGAGATGGATGGAGATGTATTTCTGCCAATACAGGGTGTTAATGAGCTGAGAAGAGCGGCGCTTGAAAGGCTTGAAAATGAGATTGTCGGAACATACCGCCGTGATCAGAAGATTACAGAGCGGGAGGAAAGAGAGGGTGCTTCGGCAGCATCCGGCGAAGAAGAGTCCTCTTCAAAGCAGTCAGATGACAATTCCAAAGAACGGGTGCCAATCTATGTATCTGTGGAGACAGAAGAGCAATTAAAATGTGCGGCCCGAATATCCTTCGTGGAAAGGATCTATGTGGAAGACACGCTCTATCTGGGAGTCTCAAATGAGAAAAAAGAAGAGTTAAAGACAGAGATCTGCCAGGCGCAAACAGCAGGAAAAGAAGTCTTTTTTGCTATGGCAAGAATCTTCCGGAGCGAGGCAGAACATATCTACAGGCAAAGTTTGAAAATGTTATGTTCCATTGCAGATGGTATGCTGATACGCAATATGGAAAGCCTGCGCATTCTGCGAGGAGAGGGATATGAAGGGATTATTATTGCAGATTCTTCGGCCTATCAGTGGAACCGGAGATCACAGTATTTCTGGAAAACATCCGGGGCGGATGGATTTGTGGCCCCGCTGGAACTGAATGTGTCTGAACTTGAGGAATTGGATCGAAGCAGGATGGAACTGCCTGTATATGGGTATGCACCTGTTATGGTAAGTGCCGGCTGTGTCCGCCGTCATACGTCCAAGTGTACGAAGAAAAGCGGCTGGCTTTCGATGTCAGATCGCTATCAAAAAGAATTTGCCGTAAAAAACGAATGTCTTTATTGTTATAATGTCATATATAATACAGCGCCCACACTGCTGGCAGATCAAGGAGAAGAGATTAAAAAGCTTCGTCCGTCAGCTCTCATTTTCGCCTTTTCCAGAGAAAGCAGCCGCCAGATGAGCCGTATTCTGGAATGGTTCAGTGAAGTGACAGAGGGGCAGAAAGATCCCGGCACATGGGAAGGCTACTTTACAAGAGGACATTTTAAGCGGGGAGTGAAGTAG
- the zapA gene encoding cell division protein ZapA — MASSKNFTEVLIGGKVFTLSGFESEEYLQRVSTYLNHKLEECTNSEGYRKQSAETRSILLALNIADDYFKAKKQGGTLESDIEAKDKEMYDLKHELISVQIKLENAEKALDKMKEENRELQMKIVKLETEMKNNQKK; from the coding sequence ATGGCATCATCAAAAAATTTTACAGAAGTTCTCATAGGGGGAAAGGTTTTTACCCTGAGCGGATTTGAGAGCGAGGAATATCTGCAGAGGGTTTCCACCTATCTGAATCATAAACTGGAAGAATGTACGAACAGCGAAGGATACCGTAAACAGAGCGCGGAAACAAGAAGCATACTGCTGGCGCTGAATATTGCGGATGACTATTTTAAAGCAAAGAAGCAGGGAGGCACCCTGGAAAGTGATATTGAAGCAAAAGATAAAGAGATGTATGATCTGAAGCACGAACTGATTTCTGTTCAGATCAAACTGGAAAATGCAGAGAAGGCTCTCGATAAAATGAAAGAAGAGAACAGAGAACTGCAGATGAAAATTGTAAAACTGGAAACAGAAATGAAAAATAATCAGAAAAAATAG
- the ruvB gene encoding Holliday junction branch migration DNA helicase RuvB codes for MSRRIITTENLEEDIKIENSLRPQYLKDYIGQEKAKETLKIYIEAAKGRREALDHVLFYGPPGLGKTTLAGIIANEMQVNLKVTSGPAIEKPGEMAAILNNLKEGDVLFVDEIHRLNRQVEEVLYPAMEDYAIDIVIGKGAGARSIRLDLPHFTLVGATTRAGMLTAPLRDRFGVVNHLEFYTVSELQTIILHSAKILGVEIEEKGATELARRSRGTPRLANRLLKRVRDFAQVKYDGVITKEVADYALDLLDVDKYGLDHIDRNLLLTMIEKFQGGPVGLDTLAASVGEDAGTIEDVYEPYLLKNGFIQRTPRGRVVTDLAYSHLGISYQNHEK; via the coding sequence ATGAGCAGAAGAATCATTACAACAGAGAATCTGGAAGAAGATATCAAAATAGAAAACAGTCTGCGGCCGCAGTATTTAAAGGATTACATTGGCCAGGAAAAGGCAAAAGAAACTTTGAAAATCTATATAGAAGCAGCAAAAGGACGGAGGGAAGCGCTGGATCATGTTCTGTTTTACGGGCCTCCGGGTCTTGGAAAGACAACACTGGCCGGAATTATCGCCAATGAAATGCAGGTGAACTTGAAAGTGACATCCGGACCGGCGATTGAAAAACCGGGGGAGATGGCAGCGATCCTCAACAATCTGAAAGAAGGGGACGTTCTTTTTGTAGACGAGATCCATCGACTGAACCGCCAGGTAGAGGAAGTGCTCTATCCGGCAATGGAAGACTACGCCATTGATATTGTGATCGGAAAAGGAGCCGGGGCGCGGTCGATCCGTCTGGATCTTCCTCACTTTACGCTGGTGGGGGCAACTACCCGTGCGGGTATGCTGACAGCTCCTTTGAGAGACAGATTTGGCGTCGTAAATCATCTGGAATTTTATACGGTTTCGGAACTGCAGACCATTATCCTGCATTCGGCAAAGATTTTGGGTGTAGAAATCGAAGAAAAGGGGGCAACGGAGCTGGCCAGGCGTTCCAGAGGAACTCCGCGTCTGGCGAACCGTCTTTTAAAGCGTGTCCGGGATTTTGCACAGGTGAAATATGATGGAGTTATTACAAAAGAGGTGGCGGACTATGCGCTGGATCTTTTGGATGTAGATAAATACGGGCTGGATCATATTGACAGAAACCTTCTTCTGACAATGATCGAGAAGTTTCAGGGAGGACCTGTGGGGCTGGATACGCTGGCGGCATCTGTAGGGGAAGATGCAGGTACGATAGAGGATGTATATGAACCGTATCTTCTGAAAAACGGATTTATACAGCGTACGCCCAGAGGCCGCGTGGTGACAGACCTGGCCTACAGTCATTTGGGAATTTCATATCAAAATCATGAAAAATAG
- the ruvA gene encoding Holliday junction branch migration protein RuvA: MIAYIRGELASVEEDRVIVDVAGVGYGIFMPGASIGLLPPVGTEVKIHTYLNVKEDCMQLFGFLTRDDLEVFRLVIGVNGIGPKGGLNILSQLTPDDLRFAVLSGDVKAISAAPGIGKKTAEKLILELKDKLKLEDTLNHNDGKEGADPVYGNVQGNIQSEAVQALVALGYGNTEALRAVKQIEITEDTQVEEVLKQALKLMVF, from the coding sequence ATGATTGCATATATACGGGGAGAACTGGCTTCTGTGGAAGAAGACAGGGTGATTGTTGATGTGGCGGGGGTGGGATATGGCATTTTTATGCCGGGAGCATCCATTGGACTGCTGCCCCCTGTAGGAACAGAGGTAAAGATCCATACTTATCTGAATGTGAAAGAAGACTGCATGCAGCTGTTTGGCTTTCTCACCAGAGACGATCTGGAAGTATTCCGGCTTGTGATCGGTGTGAACGGGATCGGACCTAAAGGCGGACTGAACATCCTGTCCCAGCTTACGCCCGATGACCTGCGTTTTGCCGTGCTGTCGGGGGATGTAAAAGCGATATCGGCAGCTCCGGGAATCGGGAAAAAAACGGCGGAAAAATTGATTTTAGAATTAAAAGACAAGTTGAAGCTGGAAGATACGCTGAACCATAATGACGGGAAAGAGGGAGCGGATCCGGTTTACGGGAATGTACAGGGAAATATCCAAAGCGAGGCTGTGCAGGCTCTGGTTGCCCTTGGATATGGAAATACAGAGGCTCTTCGTGCTGTCAAGCAGATTGAGATCACAGAGGACACACAGGTGGAAGAGGTTCTGAAGCAGGCGCTGAAACTGATGGTGTTCTAA
- a CDS encoding Gx transporter family protein, translating to MKSRVAYFGVFTALALIFSYVESLIPIQIGIPGVKLGLANLMIVIALYKMSLKETYLLSITRVVLSGFLFGNMFAILYSLAGGLLSLTVMAVLKKAGGFSVMGVSIAGGVFHNIGQLIIAMIVVETFSVAYYIPVLLIAGVITGLLIGIAANETLKRIKELI from the coding sequence GTGAAAAGCCGGGTTGCATATTTCGGTGTTTTTACAGCGCTGGCCCTGATATTCAGCTATGTTGAATCACTGATCCCTATCCAGATCGGGATCCCTGGTGTGAAACTGGGACTTGCCAATCTGATGATCGTCATTGCGCTTTATAAGATGAGCCTGAAAGAGACCTATCTTTTGTCCATAACAAGGGTTGTGTTGTCCGGCTTCCTGTTCGGAAATATGTTTGCTATCCTCTACAGCCTTGCAGGGGGACTTTTAAGTCTTACTGTAATGGCAGTCCTGAAGAAGGCAGGAGGATTCAGTGTAATGGGAGTCAGTATAGCCGGAGGAGTATTTCACAATATCGGACAGCTGATCATCGCGATGATCGTTGTAGAAACATTCAGTGTGGCGTACTATATTCCAGTCCTTTTAATTGCAGGGGTGATCACAGGGCTGCTGATAGGAATTGCCGCCAATGAAACGCTGAAAAGAATTAAGGAGCTGATATAA
- a CDS encoding NusG domain II-containing protein — protein MKKALSKKDIVLIIIILVVAAGAFLLHQVLKDSGSGSAVVKVDGKIEGTYPLNEDREITINNGSNILQIRNGKAKMTEADCPDQLCVHQKAVSASGENIICLPNRVIVEVESNINSELDGMTN, from the coding sequence ATGAAAAAGGCATTAAGCAAAAAAGATATTGTATTGATCATTATTATCCTTGTAGTTGCGGCTGGTGCATTTTTACTGCATCAGGTACTGAAAGATTCCGGTTCGGGAAGCGCTGTGGTCAAGGTGGATGGAAAAATAGAAGGGACCTATCCTTTGAATGAGGATCGGGAGATAACCATAAATAATGGAAGTAATATTCTGCAGATCAGAAACGGAAAGGCCAAGATGACGGAGGCGGATTGTCCGGATCAGCTCTGTGTACATCAGAAGGCAGTGTCCGCCAGCGGAGAGAATATTATCTGCCTGCCTAATCGGGTTATTGTGGAAGTGGAATCAAATATCAACAGTGAGTTGGACGGCATGACGAACTAA